From one Streptomyces sp. ICC1 genomic stretch:
- a CDS encoding sugar ABC transporter permease, with amino-acid sequence MEAETGLRHRTWWTPYLFLAPGLVMVTMFSLWPFVNTVILSLTDAQILRGGGFVGFDNYARAFGDPDFWVATGNSVLYLVVVVPCLVFLPLALAVLVQREVPGIGFFRSAFYTPVIASAVVVGLIWQWVLRSDGLVNTVFRKLSIVSEPIPFLTDSTMLLVSAMIVTVWKGLGYYMVFYLAALGNVSASLHEAAALDGAGPVRRFFSITVPQVKPMMLLVGTLSAISALRVFTEIYILGGESGGPGGGARTLPFLIRQVGLGFAGETGYAAAISILLFLLTLVFSLLGRRLSKGDER; translated from the coding sequence ATGGAGGCCGAGACCGGGCTCCGCCACCGCACGTGGTGGACCCCGTACCTCTTCCTCGCCCCGGGCCTGGTCATGGTGACGATGTTCAGCCTCTGGCCGTTCGTCAACACCGTGATCCTCTCGCTCACCGACGCGCAGATCCTGCGCGGCGGCGGGTTCGTCGGCTTCGACAACTACGCCCGCGCCTTCGGCGACCCCGACTTCTGGGTCGCCACCGGCAACAGCGTGCTGTACCTCGTGGTCGTCGTCCCGTGCCTGGTGTTCCTGCCGCTGGCCCTCGCCGTCCTCGTCCAGCGGGAGGTCCCCGGGATCGGCTTCTTCCGCTCGGCGTTCTACACCCCGGTGATCGCCTCGGCCGTGGTCGTCGGCCTCATCTGGCAGTGGGTGCTGCGCAGCGACGGCCTGGTCAACACGGTGTTCCGGAAGCTGAGCATCGTCTCCGAGCCGATCCCGTTCCTGACCGACAGCACCATGCTGCTGGTCTCCGCGATGATCGTGACCGTGTGGAAGGGCCTCGGCTACTACATGGTCTTCTACCTGGCGGCCCTCGGGAACGTCTCCGCCTCCCTCCACGAGGCCGCGGCGCTCGACGGCGCGGGACCCGTACGCCGCTTCTTCAGCATCACCGTCCCCCAGGTGAAGCCGATGATGCTGCTGGTCGGCACCCTCTCCGCCATCTCCGCGCTCCGCGTCTTCACCGAGATCTACATCCTCGGCGGCGAGAGCGGCGGGCCCGGCGGCGGCGCCCGTACCCTGCCCTTCCTCATCCGCCAGGTCGGTCTCGGCTTCGCCGGCGAGACCGGTTACGCGGCCGCCATCTCCATCCTGCTGTTCCTCCTGACGCTGGTCTTCAGCCTGCTGGGCCGCCGCCTGTCCAAGGGAGACGAGAGGTGA
- a CDS encoding carbohydrate ABC transporter permease — translation MRAPSFRIGLAGRYATLLLMLVVMLGPIVWQFLTSIRGRTENVYDGVLPARPTLDNYVRVAESFPLLQYVGNTLTVALLAVTSNLLFAAMGGYALSRAAWKGRRAVFTVLVATLMFPFESVMISMFLTIREMGLVDTLIGVWLPGAVSVLNIMIMRSAFLAVPAELEEAAVLDGAGEWTRFTRVFLPAAKGALAVVCITSFMGAWDDFLWPLLVLTDSENHTLQLGLKTLAGATTVSDQRIIAAGAMAALIPMMLLFFALQRFFFKGVGDGAVKT, via the coding sequence GTGAGGGCGCCCTCCTTCCGGATCGGCCTCGCGGGCCGGTACGCCACGCTCCTCCTGATGCTCGTGGTCATGCTCGGGCCGATCGTCTGGCAGTTCCTGACCTCGATCCGCGGCCGCACGGAGAACGTGTACGACGGGGTGCTGCCCGCGCGGCCCACCCTCGACAACTACGTCCGGGTCGCGGAGTCGTTCCCGCTGCTCCAGTACGTCGGCAACACCCTGACCGTGGCGCTGCTCGCCGTCACCTCGAACCTGCTGTTCGCGGCGATGGGCGGCTACGCCCTCTCGCGCGCCGCCTGGAAGGGCCGCAGAGCCGTCTTCACCGTGCTCGTGGCGACGCTGATGTTCCCCTTCGAGTCCGTGATGATCTCGATGTTCCTCACGATCCGCGAGATGGGCCTGGTCGACACCCTCATCGGCGTCTGGCTGCCCGGCGCCGTGTCCGTCCTCAACATCATGATCATGCGATCGGCCTTCCTCGCCGTACCCGCGGAGCTGGAGGAGGCCGCGGTCCTCGACGGCGCCGGCGAGTGGACCCGCTTCACCCGGGTCTTCCTCCCGGCCGCCAAGGGGGCGCTGGCCGTCGTCTGCATCACCAGCTTCATGGGTGCGTGGGACGACTTCCTCTGGCCGCTGCTGGTGCTGACCGACAGCGAGAACCACACCCTCCAACTCGGCCTGAAGACCCTGGCCGGCGCCACCACCGTCAGCGACCAGCGCATCATCGCCGCCGGCGCGATGGCCGCGCTGATCCCGATGATGCTCCTCTTCTTCGCCCTCCAGCGCTTCTTCTTCAAGGGCGTGGGCGACGGGGCCGTCAAGACGTGA